The DNA window TCTGCTAGTTTCGAAGAAACCATATACGTGAAAAATACGTGCATCGACCATCCTCAGATTCTTTAGCTGAACCAATAACTTATGTTGGCCTTTGAAGACAGAAGAAACACATAAGACTTTGCATCATGCGTGTGTAATAAGCAGGATTCACTCTATGCTTttgttacaaagaaaaaaactgctCAATAATTAACTGTCACACAGTGCATGGAAACCCACCAGGGAATTCTGATCAGTTCCCACCCTTCTATAAAACTGAAGAGATTATAGAGCCTTGAATAACTCAGAATACAAGGATTTCAGCTGATTAAGAATGCAGACAACATCAAACAGCAAGACGAACGGCTTGATGTGAAAGTGGCTGCCAAAAATGGCGAAGATTATGCATTTCATATTACGAAGAAACTTGGCTGGCACCCTTCTTGATTTCGACCTAACTAGCATGGGCTTTTTACATGCGCTTTGTTTCTGTGTTGCGTGCTGACAATGGCAAGCAAATTGTTCTTACTCTTTCTGGGATCTAATATTTAGACCTTGAAACCAAAGAATAGTGGTGCAagctataaaacaaattaagggaACTCAGATCACACTTTATTCCTGTATAGTTCCATCATAACAGAAAATTTAAATGACTTCCTGCTCACAATGACAGGAATCTCTTTaatcacatataaaatatttaaagaaaatatacagAAAATTAAAGTCATGATATGATTCTCCTTCTATAGACAAATAAGTAGAGGCATTTGGGTAATGAGATTTTACGAGGAGCACATATAAAAATGTTCTTCCAGATTGAATACTTGCTGCAAACTTAGGTAAATTTCTGTGAAGATGTTGGGTATGTTCATGGGAGTTGCAGTCTGCCCAAGCATGCATATATTCATGGCCTAGCCAAAAGAGTGAAAGAAACTGTAGCAGGTATTAAAATACTATGAAGGTAGTGGATGTTTATATTCgtatgaagaaaatattgaataaatcaCAAGAAATAACATGAAGGCAAAACCTCAAATTATGAAGTACATCCTGCAACCATTTGGGTTGCAAATGTGGgggaaaataaatgaaacaaatacaaatgaaatcACACGTGCATTTCAGGAAATCAATAGAAGATCGATTTAATTCACAACAGCACAATGTTTCCTGATTTCGCCTTGTTCGCCGGTCAGGACTCCAATGTAACCCATTTTCACCATGGATTCAGCAAAATCTTGTGCAAAAGTGGATCCCTGTGTCATTGACTGAAATTTGACATAGCCTCTTGTTTCAGCATCGTCAAGAAGAGCTGCATCAGATCGGAATAGCCCTCTTCTTTTAGCTACAATGTTGTAGTAATCTTCGTCGAAAGACTTGAAGCTACCAGGGTCCATCTCAACGACTGTGTTGGAGTTTCCAGGCTTACATTTATTCTTCAGTTGAGCAGCGTATCTTGGGTCCAATGAAGGGTCAGTATCTCCCTTGCCTGTGAAATTGTACAACCTGTTCGAGATTATGGTACAGTGTCCAATTCCTATGGTGTGTCCTCCTGTCACCAAAACATATTCCAAGTAAATACGCTGATATTTTGCTTAATAGATAGCTTTTTTTGTTACGAAAACTACCTGATAAAACTGCAAGGTCCTTTACACTTAAACCCGTTGCAGCAAATTGTTGTTTCAGGACAGTTATGTTGGCAAAAGGAGATGGTAAATTGAATAAAGCCTCGTTGGCAATCGACACCCTTCCGTCTCTGCGTCCTGTGGGAACATCCCAACGTGGTCCGCCAATCTGAATGGAAAAACTGGTTAAGCATCGGCATAATGATCCAGTTAATCAGTGGTGATAAATTGTGTTGGTAAATTTGATACCATTAGAACCGCGTCACGAGCAACCAAGGCCAAGATATCGGCACAGGAAACCACACCAGGACACTTCTTTTCTAGTGCTGATTTTACAGCATCAATGACATTGAACCCTCTTAAGGTTTTATTTGGGATGGCGTCTTTCTCAGCTTGATTATTCTTTGTAGAACTTAGGAGCACAGAACCCTCACATCCCTGGAAAGAATAACTTGTTAGGATATTGTTCTGTGTGTGCTTAT is part of the Populus trichocarpa isolate Nisqually-1 chromosome 7, P.trichocarpa_v4.1, whole genome shotgun sequence genome and encodes:
- the LOC18100863 gene encoding peroxidase 56, producing MAVQKLFPVLFLQLALAFLLAGLTNAGGLQLGFYQGACPDAELIVHQTLYRYISRDPTLAAPLLRMHFHDCFIRGCEGSVLLSSTKNNQAEKDAIPNKTLRGFNVIDAVKSALEKKCPGVVSCADILALVARDAVLMIGGPRWDVPTGRRDGRVSIANEALFNLPSPFANITVLKQQFAATGLSVKDLAVLSGGHTIGIGHCTIISNRLYNFTGKGDTDPSLDPRYAAQLKNKCKPGNSNTVVEMDPGSFKSFDEDYYNIVAKRRGLFRSDAALLDDAETRGYVKFQSMTQGSTFAQDFAESMVKMGYIGVLTGEQGEIRKHCAVVN